In Pristiophorus japonicus isolate sPriJap1 chromosome 3, sPriJap1.hap1, whole genome shotgun sequence, the sequence TAATCATTTTCTGATTCCTGTTACTTTGTTTATTTTAGCTGCTAAAAGTAATCCAACTACACCAGAAATCAGTCCTAAAAGAGTAACTGGTAAAAAGTGGCAAATGAGAACATGGTTCAGTCCACGCAGTCGAAAATTGAGGTGCAACCTGGATATTAACGCTTTTAAAAAGAATCGGAACATGAATCAAAGCTCTGATTTAAATGAATCATCACCTTCTGTGTTTGAATTCATATCGTCACCATCTTCTTCACGTGGCTCTCCAAAGAAGAAACCTCCAGCCAAGTCAAAACAGACAGTGAGGAAAAGATTGGCTAATGCCAATAAGGTTTGGGGTTTCAGAAAGAGAACAAGCAAGAAAATGGAGAGAGAAAATGACAGCCCAGGAAAAATGGATCATGATAGAGTCATCTCATTTTGCAGCCAACCCATAGTCTTTAGTAGTCAGGGTCAAGCAATTTCAGGTGAGACTGCTGAAGGATCAGCCCATTCATTTACAGTTCCACTGGCCAACATTGCAATTAGCTCCAGTGTAAATACGTCTGACTATCCTTCTGAAGCATGCTCCACTGCAACAGTTTCCACCCTTGGCCAGCAAGACCAAACCTTCAAAATGAAAGGCAACATGTGTTCTATTCCTGTGCCCACAACACATTTCAATGCTAAAAGATCAAGAAAATCATCAGATTCAAGCTCCAAGACTCCCTCAAAAAAGAGCAGAAAAGAAGTACAGCTATCTTCTGCAAGTTACAAAACAAATGTGTGTGAACCAGCTAAATTAGACTCACAACAGGAATCTCCAGCTACTCCAGTACTTAAATCTGAGTCGAAAGAGAATATTAATGGGACACAAGCCGTCTCTTCAACAGAGAATAGCTTCAGTACACCATCTAGCAGGTGCAAAAGTGAGACGAAACGACGTGCAACACAGAAATCTCCTTGCACACCACTACCTATGCCCAAGAAGCAGCTGCCTGGAAATGGTGCAACAACTCCGATCTCTCCTCTTACACCCACATTGAAGAGAAATCATAAGGGTGAGACTCCACTGCACATCGCTTCCATAAAGGTATAGTACACCAACAAAAGCTGCCAGACGAGAAAAGCATTCACTTCATAATTGCTTTCTTGCATAATTGCAGATttgaatggatatggcagacaactggtttagccattcactgccagatcaggCTGGACCACAAAAAACTCCATCCGGTCCTGCTCTCATCTACTAAAACTgctcattattccaggatcattctggaatgcaaagatagccCTCAGCTTCTTTTCTCTTACCACTAACCATCTTctaaaacccctctcccctgtctcttccaccctcacctccaccaacaagtgcgagaagctcatggaattctttgtctctaagattgagaccatccagtcAGTTGCCTCTGCCACTTGCCTTCCttgccctagcccaccaggccaaatttCCTCTAAGGTTTCCCCCTGCTCTAACTCTGAACCCGCATCTTttgccagtttctctccgatcgccccatatgccctctctgagctcacctTGTCCACGAGATCCTGCTCcttcaaccctattcccaccaaactgctgaccacccaacttcattttctggctccaatgttagctggtattgttaacggttctctcctcggatactgtccccctctccttcatcaCCCACCTTCACAAAAAAAAACTTTTGCCCCCTCCGTCCTTGTAAACTATTGACCCatcaccaacctccctttcctctccaaagtccttaaaagtgttgtcgcctcccaaatccgtgcccatttttcctggaattccatgtttgaatccctccaatcaggtttcctgccctgccacagtaccgaaacggctctcatcaaagtcacaaataacctctTTTGTGACTAACAAAGGTAAACTgtcccttctcgtccttcttgacttgtctgcagcctatgACACAACTGACCACTCTatactcctccaacgcctctctattgtccagctggatgggactgcactcgcctggttcaatttttatctatctaatcacaaccagagaatcacctgcaatggcttccttTCCCGTcccgcatcgttgcctctggtgttccataaggatctatccttggggccccctcctgtttctcatcaacatgttgccccttggcaatatcatccaaaaacatggcgtCAATTTACacctgttgcctccctggtgcaagagtcaaggatgtctcagagcagctgcagggcattttggagggggagggtgagcaaccagttgttgtggtgcatataggtatcaatgatataggtaaaaagccggatgaggtcctacaagctgaatttagggagctaggagttaaattaaaacgtaggacctcaaaggtagtaatctcaggattgctaccagtgccacatgctagtcagagtagaaatagcaggatagttaagatgaatacgtggcttgaggaatggtgcaagagggaggaattcaaaattctggaacattgcaaccggttgtgtggaggtgggatcagtacaaactggaccgtctgcacctgggcagaactggaaccaatgtcctagggggggagtgtttgctagtgttgttcgggaggatttaaactaatatggcagggggatgggaacctatgcagggagacagagggaagtaaaatggggtcagaagcaaaaggtataaaagagaaaagtaaaagtggagggcagaaaaatcaaaggcaaaaatcaaaaagggccacattacaacataattcgaaaagg encodes:
- the bard1 gene encoding BRCA1-associated RING domain protein 1 isoform X2, yielding MSSPGVGVKQAWARTGGALAALQRMLQCSGCSKLLQEPVCLGGCEHVFCRVCVADSLGNDCPVCHTPAWVKDLQPNRQLHNMAHLCNQLRALLDNKVPPAAKSNPTTPEISPKRVTGKKWQMRTWFSPRSRKLRCNLDINAFKKNRNMNQSSDLNESSPSVFEFISSPSSSRGSPKKKPPAKSKQTVRKRLANANKVWGFRKRTSKKMERENDSPGKMDHDRVISFCSQPIVFSSQGQAISGETAEGSAHSFTVPLANIAISSSVNTSDYPSEACSTATVSTLGQQDQTFKMKGNMCSIPVPTTHFNAKRSRKSSDSSSKTPSKKSRKEVQLSSASYKTNVCEPAKLDSQQESPATPVLKSESKENINGTQAVSSTENSFSTPSSRCKSETKRRATQKSPCTPLPMPKKQLPGNGATTPISPLTPTLKRNHKGETPLHIASIKGDIAAVEQLLENGANPNIKDNAGWAPLHEACNHGHVEVVELLLQFGALLNTPGYQNDSPLHDAVMNGHMEVVKLLVLHRVSQDVINIFGLRPVDYAKSEEMIVALQHSPKDENPVAEQCFSVTASQQRDGPILLLGSGLVPADKNRLGILIKLLKIGNCTEFSTSVTHIIVPNDHALCTMKCLMGIVSGCWLVDLQSRGLRSSK